The Tamandua tetradactyla isolate mTamTet1 chromosome 5, mTamTet1.pri, whole genome shotgun sequence genome window below encodes:
- the CIMIP3 gene encoding ciliary microtubule inner protein 3 isoform X2 — MSRDPQKTSEPSHGPKTLPGRPVTVTRPPLPRTWKQDREQTLAAAYVPVVVDPRGQSRDKIRFHFYTSQYANSLNPFSTLQKPTCGYLYRRDTDHTRKLFDVPAANLVLWRS; from the exons ATGTCAAGG GACCCACAGAAGACTTCAGAACCCAGCCATGGGCCGAAGACACTGCCAGGCAGACCGGTGACCGTCACCCGCCCTCCGCTGCCCCGGACGTGGAAGCAGGACCGTGAGCAGACCCTGGCGGCGGCCTATGTGCCCGTGGTGGTGGACCCCCGGGGCCAGAGCCGAGACAAGATCAGATTCCATTTCTACACCTCCCAGTACGCCAACTCCCTGAACCCCTTCTCCACCCTGCAGAAGCCCACCTGCGGCTACTTGTACCGCCGGGACACTGACCACACCCGCAAGCTCTTTGACGTGCCTGCCGCCAACCTGGTCTTGTGGCGCAGCTAA
- the CIMIP3 gene encoding ciliary microtubule inner protein 3 isoform X1: protein MSKDPQKTSEPSHGPKTLPGRPVTVTRPPLPRTWKQDREQTLAAAYVPVVVDPRGQSRDKIRFHFYTSQYANSLNPFSTLQKPTCGYLYRRDTDHTRKLFDVPAANLVLWRS, encoded by the coding sequence GACCCACAGAAGACTTCAGAACCCAGCCATGGGCCGAAGACACTGCCAGGCAGACCGGTGACCGTCACCCGCCCTCCGCTGCCCCGGACGTGGAAGCAGGACCGTGAGCAGACCCTGGCGGCGGCCTATGTGCCCGTGGTGGTGGACCCCCGGGGCCAGAGCCGAGACAAGATCAGATTCCATTTCTACACCTCCCAGTACGCCAACTCCCTGAACCCCTTCTCCACCCTGCAGAAGCCCACCTGCGGCTACTTGTACCGCCGGGACACTGACCACACCCGCAAGCTCTTTGACGTGCCTGCCGCCAACCTGGTCTTGTGGCGCAGCTAA